One segment of Streptomyces sp. NBC_00576 DNA contains the following:
- a CDS encoding aldo/keto reductase, producing MRTTVLGGSAVPVSELALGCAALGNLFDPVADEVAHATVEAAWDAGVRTFDTAPHYGLGLSERRLGAALRHRPRDTYTLSTKVGRLLVPDPEGGAGDDLANGFAVPATHRRVWDFSADGVLRSLEASLERLGLDRVDVALLHDPDDHADQALREAYPALERLRAEGVIGAIGVGMNQSALPARFLRETDIDVVLLAGRYTLLEQDSLAELLPEAAARGRSVIIGGVFNSGLLTAPRPGATYDYAPVPQPVLDRALRLLAVCERHDVPLRAAALRFPFGHSAVASVLTGARSPQEVRDTVEQLRRPIPDALWDELRAEGLLDPDTPVP from the coding sequence GTGAGAACCACCGTGCTGGGCGGCAGTGCGGTACCGGTCTCGGAACTGGCGCTGGGCTGTGCCGCCCTCGGGAACCTTTTCGACCCGGTCGCCGACGAGGTCGCCCACGCCACGGTGGAGGCGGCCTGGGACGCCGGCGTCCGCACCTTCGACACCGCGCCCCACTACGGTCTCGGCCTGTCGGAACGGCGGCTCGGCGCCGCGCTGCGCCATCGCCCGCGGGACACCTACACCCTCTCCACCAAGGTGGGCCGGCTTCTCGTGCCGGACCCGGAGGGCGGCGCAGGCGACGACCTCGCCAACGGCTTCGCCGTCCCGGCCACCCACCGCAGGGTCTGGGACTTCAGCGCCGACGGAGTACTGCGCTCCCTGGAGGCCAGCCTGGAACGCCTCGGCCTCGACCGCGTCGACGTGGCCCTGCTGCACGACCCCGACGACCACGCCGACCAGGCGTTGCGCGAGGCGTACCCGGCGCTGGAGCGGCTGCGCGCCGAAGGCGTGATCGGAGCGATCGGCGTCGGGATGAACCAGTCCGCCCTGCCCGCCCGGTTCCTGCGCGAGACGGACATCGACGTGGTGCTGCTGGCCGGCCGCTACACCCTCCTGGAGCAGGACTCGCTCGCCGAACTGCTCCCGGAGGCGGCCGCCCGCGGCCGGAGCGTGATCATCGGCGGGGTGTTCAACTCCGGGCTGCTGACGGCCCCCCGGCCCGGCGCCACGTACGACTACGCACCCGTTCCGCAGCCGGTCCTCGACCGGGCGCTGCGGCTCCTCGCGGTCTGCGAACGCCACGACGTGCCGCTGCGGGCCGCCGCGCTGCGCTTCCCGTTCGGCCATTCGGCGGTCGCGAGCGTCCTGACCGGCGCGCGCTCCCCCCAGGAGGTGCGGGACACGGTGGAGCAGCTGCGGCGCCCGATTCCGGACGCCCTGTGGGACGAGCTGCGCGCCGAGGGCCTGCTGGACCCGGACACGCCTGTTCCGTAG
- a CDS encoding L-rhamnose mutarotase, with protein sequence MKVALHTRVRADRIEEYEAAHREVPEELTAAIRAAGVSEWTIWRSGTDLFHVLEVEDYQAMIAELDKLPVNIAWQARMADLLDVVHDYSAQGADASLPVVWEL encoded by the coding sequence ATGAAGGTTGCCCTGCACACCAGGGTCCGCGCGGACCGCATCGAGGAGTACGAGGCCGCACACCGGGAGGTGCCCGAGGAACTCACCGCCGCGATCCGCGCCGCGGGGGTGAGTGAGTGGACGATCTGGCGCAGCGGCACGGACCTGTTCCATGTGCTGGAGGTCGAGGACTACCAGGCGATGATCGCCGAACTCGACAAGCTGCCCGTCAACATCGCCTGGCAGGCCCGGATGGCCGACCTGCTCGATGTCGTCCACGACTACTCCGCGCAGGGCGCGGACGCCTCGCTGCCGGTGGTGTGGGAACTGTGA
- a CDS encoding alpha-L-fucosidase, which produces MSSAPLSRRAVLKAATLAGGTVAFGLPQALWPATAEAYDVSSKLDWWYQARFGMFIHFGSYSYYSKGEWEFSQNHWSKADWQNNVTKQFNPSSFNAAQIAELAKNAGMKYLVITSKHHEGYAMWDSDVAGFTDTTGTKQYNLHDYNGFQPDLLAQLKTECTNRGVKFGLYYSIMDWNHPSQTCDPANWTSTISAAARTGYINDMKGQLQELLDRYDPAILWFDGDWCDWWTKADGEDLYGWLMQRKPGLVVNERVKRDQGLGDFVTPEQTVPAEPMDRPWETCATMNGNWGYTDWAENLYRPVKDIIREMVTVTSRDGNYLLNIGPKGDGAVTAGSVTILNGLASWMATHSDSIHGTSGSPFATEPSWGKITKKNGKLFAHVFNWPTGGTLQIPAVYNTINRVYLMNNPGTNLNYSVSGGTINVSVLGTAPNGNDSVVCVEVNGMPAVLAGGVYRLVCAQSGKALDNGNTGTDGAAVIQWTANGGTPQQWTVTDQGHGYYKLVCVRSGKALDDNNSTSDSTVMVQRTDNGSHQQQWAVSALGGGAFRLVNRHSGKALDNANNGADWTQMIQWTPNGGAPQQWNMTKVG; this is translated from the coding sequence ATGTCCTCCGCTCCCCTCAGCCGGCGCGCCGTCCTCAAGGCCGCAACCCTCGCCGGCGGTACCGTGGCGTTCGGTCTGCCGCAGGCCCTGTGGCCCGCCACGGCCGAGGCCTACGACGTCTCCTCGAAGCTGGACTGGTGGTACCAGGCCCGGTTCGGGATGTTCATCCACTTCGGGTCCTACTCCTACTACAGCAAAGGAGAGTGGGAGTTCAGCCAGAACCACTGGTCCAAGGCCGACTGGCAGAACAACGTGACCAAGCAGTTCAACCCGTCCAGCTTCAATGCCGCCCAGATCGCCGAACTGGCCAAGAACGCCGGCATGAAGTACCTCGTGATCACCTCCAAGCACCACGAGGGCTACGCGATGTGGGACTCCGACGTCGCGGGCTTCACCGACACCACCGGCACCAAGCAGTACAACCTGCACGACTACAACGGCTTCCAGCCCGACCTGCTGGCCCAGTTGAAGACCGAGTGCACGAACCGGGGCGTCAAGTTCGGGCTCTACTACTCGATCATGGACTGGAACCACCCCTCGCAGACCTGTGATCCCGCCAACTGGACCTCCACCATCTCCGCGGCGGCCCGCACCGGCTACATCAACGACATGAAGGGCCAACTGCAGGAACTGCTGGACCGCTACGACCCGGCCATCCTGTGGTTCGACGGCGACTGGTGCGACTGGTGGACCAAGGCCGACGGCGAGGACCTGTACGGCTGGCTGATGCAGCGCAAGCCCGGCCTCGTCGTCAACGAACGTGTCAAGCGGGACCAGGGTCTCGGTGACTTCGTCACCCCGGAGCAGACGGTTCCCGCCGAGCCGATGGACCGGCCGTGGGAGACCTGCGCCACCATGAACGGCAACTGGGGCTACACCGACTGGGCGGAGAACCTCTACCGTCCCGTCAAGGACATCATCCGGGAGATGGTCACCGTCACCTCCCGGGACGGCAACTACCTGCTCAACATCGGCCCCAAGGGCGATGGTGCCGTGACCGCCGGATCCGTCACCATTTTGAACGGCCTGGCATCGTGGATGGCCACCCACAGCGACAGCATCCACGGCACCAGCGGCAGCCCCTTCGCCACCGAGCCGTCCTGGGGCAAGATCACCAAGAAGAACGGCAAGCTCTTCGCCCATGTCTTCAACTGGCCCACGGGCGGCACCCTGCAGATTCCGGCGGTGTACAACACGATCAACCGCGTCTATCTGATGAACAACCCCGGCACCAACCTCAACTACTCGGTCAGCGGCGGGACGATCAACGTCAGTGTGCTGGGCACAGCGCCCAACGGGAACGACTCCGTGGTCTGTGTGGAGGTGAACGGCATGCCGGCCGTCCTGGCAGGCGGCGTCTACCGGCTGGTCTGCGCCCAGAGCGGCAAGGCTCTCGACAACGGCAACACCGGCACCGACGGCGCCGCGGTCATCCAGTGGACCGCCAACGGTGGCACGCCGCAGCAGTGGACGGTTACCGACCAGGGCCACGGCTACTACAAGCTGGTCTGCGTCCGCAGCGGCAAGGCCCTCGACGACAACAACAGCACCTCCGACAGCACGGTGATGGTGCAGCGGACCGACAACGGCAGTCATCAGCAGCAGTGGGCCGTCAGCGCGCTGGGCGGCGGCGCGTTCCGGCTCGTCAACCGACACAGCGGAAAGGCGTTGGACAACGCCAACAACGGCGCGGACTGGACCCAGATGATCCAGTGGACCCCCAACGGCGGCGCCCCGCAGCAGTGGAACATGACCAAGGTCGGCTGA
- a CDS encoding amidohydrolase family protein, translating into MTGAEAGPGIVDAHHHVWDLSVRDQDWISGDELAPLRRDFTLADLAPEARAAGVTATVLVQTITVPEETPEFLALAADSDLVAGVVGWTDLTAPDISDTLAKLRAGHGGEHLVGIRHQVQGEPDPRWLVRPDVLRGLSALADAGLVHDLVVKPHQLAAAVEAAERLPGLTFVLDHLGKPPIASGELGPWAQQIRRLAALPNTVCKLSGMVTEADWDSWTVAALAPYADTVLDAFGPRRLMFGSDWPVCRLAATYAEVIDVARELTSGLGPDERHDIFTGTAVRTYDLPVTARPDPPQASPSA; encoded by the coding sequence GTGACCGGTGCGGAGGCCGGGCCTGGCATCGTCGACGCCCACCACCATGTGTGGGACCTGTCCGTCCGCGACCAGGACTGGATCAGCGGGGACGAACTCGCGCCGCTACGACGCGACTTCACCCTCGCCGACCTGGCACCGGAGGCCCGTGCGGCCGGTGTGACCGCCACGGTGCTGGTGCAGACGATCACCGTGCCGGAGGAGACCCCGGAGTTCCTGGCCCTGGCCGCCGACAGCGACCTGGTCGCCGGGGTCGTCGGCTGGACCGACCTGACCGCCCCCGATATCTCCGACACCCTCGCGAAGCTGCGCGCGGGCCATGGAGGAGAGCACCTGGTGGGCATCCGTCACCAGGTTCAGGGCGAGCCGGACCCGCGCTGGCTCGTACGCCCCGACGTACTGCGCGGCCTCTCCGCGCTCGCCGACGCGGGACTCGTCCACGACCTCGTGGTGAAGCCCCACCAACTTGCGGCGGCGGTCGAGGCCGCGGAGCGCCTGCCGGGCCTCACCTTCGTCCTCGACCACCTGGGCAAGCCGCCCATCGCGTCCGGCGAACTCGGCCCCTGGGCACAGCAGATCCGGCGCCTCGCCGCCCTCCCCAACACCGTCTGCAAACTCTCCGGCATGGTCACCGAAGCCGACTGGGACTCGTGGACCGTCGCGGCCCTCGCGCCGTACGCAGACACCGTGCTCGACGCCTTCGGCCCAAGGCGGCTGATGTTCGGCTCCGACTGGCCGGTCTGCCGGCTCGCCGCCACGTACGCCGAAGTGATCGACGTCGCACGCGAGTTGACGTCCGGGCTAGGCCCGGACGAGCGCCACGACATCTTCACCGGCACGGCCGTGCGGACCTACGACCTGCCCGTCACCGCACGACCGGACCCGCCCCAGGCAAGCCCAAGCGCATAG